From a single Kitasatospora sp. NBC_00458 genomic region:
- a CDS encoding DUF6986 family protein, translating to MSQVEVGAAGPTGGAGFSAAARAAVDALLAPVDADLARRYPGDPGTRQPVHTVYVPADAFTADTVRTWGRRALEAFDTHAGTPAELARALGLADDALLADVHARVRAKLEREPVEDLRIDFEDGYGARPDAEEDAAAVRAAELVAAAVADGTAPPYVGVRTKCMEAAVRDRGIRTLELFLTTLLAHGGLPAGLVLTLPKVTYAEQVTALVRLLADFERAAGLPSGRIGFEIQIETTQAILGPDGRATVARMIEAAEGRATGLHYGTFDYSASCGVGAAYQSMDHPVADHAKAVMQVAAAGTGVRLSDGSTNVIPTGSTAQVHAAWKLHHDLVRRSLARAYYQGWDMHPAHLPTRYVAVYSFYREGLAAAGARLAAYVAEAGGDVMDEPATARALSGYVLRGLDCGAVDPAEAAAATGLDRARLEALAGR from the coding sequence ATGTCGCAGGTCGAGGTGGGCGCTGCCGGGCCGACGGGCGGAGCCGGGTTCTCCGCCGCCGCCCGCGCCGCAGTGGACGCGCTGCTCGCGCCGGTCGACGCCGACCTGGCCCGCCGCTACCCGGGGGACCCGGGCACCCGTCAGCCCGTCCACACCGTCTACGTCCCGGCCGACGCCTTCACCGCCGACACCGTGCGGACGTGGGGCCGCCGGGCCCTGGAGGCGTTCGACACCCACGCCGGGACCCCGGCCGAGCTGGCCCGCGCCCTCGGCCTGGCGGACGACGCGCTGCTCGCCGACGTGCACGCCCGGGTCCGGGCCAAGCTGGAACGCGAACCGGTCGAGGACCTGCGGATCGACTTCGAGGACGGCTACGGGGCCCGCCCCGACGCCGAGGAGGACGCCGCCGCCGTCCGCGCGGCCGAGCTGGTCGCCGCGGCGGTGGCGGACGGCACCGCCCCGCCGTACGTCGGCGTCCGGACCAAGTGCATGGAGGCGGCGGTCCGCGACCGGGGCATCCGCACGCTGGAGCTCTTCCTCACCACCCTGCTCGCCCACGGCGGTCTGCCCGCCGGGCTGGTGCTGACCCTGCCCAAGGTGACCTACGCCGAGCAGGTCACCGCGCTGGTCCGGCTGCTGGCCGACTTCGAGCGCGCCGCCGGGCTGCCGTCCGGGCGGATCGGCTTCGAGATCCAGATCGAGACCACCCAGGCGATCCTCGGACCGGACGGCCGGGCCACCGTCGCCCGGATGATCGAGGCGGCCGAGGGCCGGGCCACCGGTCTGCACTACGGGACCTTCGACTACAGCGCCTCCTGCGGGGTCGGCGCCGCGTACCAGAGCATGGACCACCCGGTCGCCGACCACGCCAAGGCGGTGATGCAGGTGGCCGCCGCCGGCACCGGGGTCCGGCTCTCGGACGGCTCGACCAACGTGATCCCGACCGGTTCCACCGCGCAGGTGCACGCCGCCTGGAAGCTCCACCACGACCTGGTCCGCCGCTCGCTGGCCCGGGCCTACTACCAGGGCTGGGACATGCACCCGGCCCACCTGCCGACCCGCTACGTCGCGGTCTACTCCTTCTACCGCGAGGGACTGGCGGCCGCGGGCGCCCGGCTGGCCGCCTACGTCGCCGAGGCGGGCGGCGACGTGATGGACGAGCCGGCCACCGCCCGGGCGCTCAGCGGCTACGTGCTGCGCGGGCTGGACTGCGGAGCGGTCGACCCCGCCGAGGCCGCCGCGGCGACCGGCCTGGACCGGGCCCGGCTGGAGGCGCTGGCCGGGCGCTGA
- a CDS encoding LysR family transcriptional regulator yields MMDLGRLRALHAVAVHGSVGGAAAALGFTPSAVSQQIAKLERETRTVLLERQGRGVVLTDAARELADTAQAVLGLVERAEVRLEEQRGQAVGRLLVAAFATGARGLMPGVLVDLRGRCPELDVRLVESDPYPAAELVARGEVDLALVQDWPTVPLPVQEGLSRLDLGPDPVDLLLPAGHPLAGLAVVPVGRLGAQRWISVPPGNICHDWLVRTLREAGEEPDVHYQVGEFETQIALIAAGLGVGLVPRLGRGVLPAGVVARPVVPEPARRVFAIWRSQASRRPAITEALRALQARWAAAGGAAAGSAAGVADSRADGSGAGG; encoded by the coding sequence ATGATGGATCTGGGGCGCCTGCGGGCGCTGCACGCGGTGGCCGTGCACGGTTCGGTCGGCGGGGCTGCGGCGGCCCTCGGGTTCACGCCGTCCGCGGTCTCGCAGCAGATCGCCAAGCTGGAGCGGGAGACCAGGACGGTGCTGCTGGAGCGTCAGGGCCGCGGCGTGGTCCTGACGGACGCGGCGCGCGAGCTGGCCGACACCGCGCAGGCGGTGCTGGGCCTGGTGGAGCGGGCGGAGGTCCGGCTGGAGGAGCAGCGCGGCCAGGCGGTCGGACGGCTGCTGGTCGCCGCCTTCGCCACCGGCGCGCGCGGGCTGATGCCGGGGGTCCTGGTCGATCTCCGCGGGCGGTGCCCGGAGCTGGACGTCCGGCTGGTGGAGAGCGACCCGTACCCGGCGGCCGAGCTGGTGGCCCGCGGGGAGGTCGACCTGGCGCTCGTCCAGGACTGGCCGACGGTCCCGCTGCCGGTGCAGGAGGGCCTCTCCCGGCTGGACCTCGGCCCGGACCCGGTGGATCTGCTGCTGCCCGCCGGCCACCCGCTGGCCGGCCTCGCGGTGGTGCCGGTGGGCCGGCTCGGCGCGCAGCGCTGGATCAGCGTGCCGCCCGGCAACATCTGCCACGACTGGCTGGTCCGGACGCTGCGCGAGGCCGGCGAGGAGCCGGACGTCCACTACCAGGTCGGTGAGTTCGAGACCCAGATCGCGCTGATCGCGGCCGGGCTCGGCGTCGGCCTGGTGCCGCGGCTGGGCCGGGGCGTGCTGCCGGCGGGGGTGGTCGCCCGACCGGTGGTGCCGGAACCGGCCCGGCGGGTGTTCGCGATCTGGCGCTCCCAGGCGTCCCGGCGTCCGGCGATCACCGAGGCGCTGCGGGCGCTGCAGGCCCGGTGGGCCGCCGCGGGCGGGGCGGCAGCCGGGTCGGCAGCCGGAGTGGCGGACAGCCGAGCGGACGGGTCCGGGGCGGGCGGGTGA
- a CDS encoding ZIP family metal transporter translates to MTLLGGWVAQRTGDRRHLVLGFAAGLMLGVVAFDLLPEALHQAPEEVHGVPEALLMFAAGFLTIHIVERAVAIHRGHEDEYAEHTHGQRSAHGHAHSHGRTRSGIDGQQGVGLTAALALVGHSLMDGFAIGAAFQAGTTVGTVVAIAVVAHDFADGFNTYTLTRLYGNDKRRALTLLAADALAPVTGAAITLLFTISEHLLGLYLGFFAGFLLYLATSDILPEAHSPHPSRSTLFCTLVGVGFMWLVIGFAG, encoded by the coding sequence ATGACGCTGCTGGGCGGCTGGGTCGCCCAGCGCACCGGGGACCGCCGCCACCTGGTGCTCGGCTTCGCCGCCGGGCTGATGCTCGGGGTCGTCGCCTTCGACCTGCTCCCGGAGGCGCTGCACCAGGCGCCCGAGGAGGTCCACGGGGTGCCGGAGGCGCTGCTGATGTTCGCGGCGGGCTTCCTGACCATCCACATCGTCGAGCGGGCGGTCGCCATCCACCGCGGCCACGAGGACGAGTACGCCGAGCACACCCACGGCCAGCGGTCCGCGCACGGCCACGCCCACTCCCACGGCCGCACCCGGTCCGGGATCGACGGGCAGCAGGGGGTCGGCCTGACCGCCGCCCTCGCCCTGGTCGGCCACAGCCTGATGGACGGCTTCGCGATCGGCGCGGCCTTCCAGGCCGGCACCACGGTCGGGACGGTGGTCGCGATCGCCGTGGTCGCGCACGACTTCGCCGACGGCTTCAACACCTACACGCTCACCCGCCTGTACGGGAACGACAAACGGCGCGCGCTGACCCTGCTCGCGGCGGACGCGCTGGCGCCGGTGACGGGCGCCGCGATCACCCTGCTGTTCACCATCTCCGAGCACCTGCTCGGCCTCTACCTGGGGTTCTTCGCCGGCTTCCTGCTCTACCTGGCGACCTCGGACATCCTCCCCGAGGCGCACAGCCCGCACCCCTCGCGCTCCACCCTGTTCTGCACCCTCGTCGGCGTCGGCTTCATGTGGCTGGTGATCGGCTTCGCCGGCTGA
- a CDS encoding phosphatase PAP2 family protein has product MLLGVVLVVVSWQVAVDGPLLGVDRWVRHAVHEVRAGLHSALLNRLGEALSDLGGGVVAVPVLFLGGAVAAWREFRAGVARWWLPGVVAVLTAGLIPLLVVPAKAWFARPGPFGLPLAADQWGWYPSGHTTTATLGYGVAALLLARTVGPRDRLLSAAGAALLAAGVGLGLAWSDYHWLLDVVAGWCLGGLVLLGLARWLPARR; this is encoded by the coding sequence GTGCTGCTCGGGGTGGTGCTGGTGGTGGTGTCCTGGCAGGTGGCGGTGGACGGCCCGCTCCTCGGCGTGGACCGCTGGGTGCGGCACGCCGTGCACGAGGTCCGGGCCGGGCTGCACAGCGCCCTGCTCAACCGTCTCGGCGAGGCCCTGTCCGACCTCGGCGGCGGTGTCGTGGCGGTGCCGGTGCTGTTCCTCGGCGGGGCGGTGGCGGCCTGGCGGGAGTTCCGGGCGGGTGTGGCGCGCTGGTGGCTGCCGGGGGTGGTCGCGGTGCTGACGGCCGGGCTGATCCCGCTGCTGGTGGTTCCGGCGAAGGCCTGGTTCGCGCGGCCCGGCCCGTTCGGGCTGCCGCTGGCCGCCGACCAGTGGGGCTGGTACCCGTCCGGGCACACCACCACCGCCACGCTCGGGTACGGGGTGGCGGCGCTGCTGCTGGCCCGGACGGTCGGCCCCCGGGACCGGCTCCTGTCGGCGGCCGGGGCCGCGCTGCTCGCGGCGGGCGTGGGGCTGGGGCTGGCATGGAGCGACTACCACTGGCTGCTCGACGTGGTGGCCGGCTGGTGCCTGGGCGGTCTGGTGCTGCTGGGCCTCGCCCGGTGGCTGCCGGCCCGCCGCTGA
- a CDS encoding EamA family transporter: protein MSPRHIALAVLVAAVWGLNFVLIHVGLQNFPPLLFCALRFAVVAVPAVFFVGPPRVAVRWVLAVGLVLGVVKFGLLFLGMHAGMPAGLSSLVLQGQAVFTALFAAALLGERPGGRRLAGLAVAFAGIGLSAVDHGLGGPVGAFALVVLAAAAWGLSNVLTRRAAPPDALRWMVWVSAVPPLPLLALSLLVEGPEADLRALREITPAGLGAIGYVGLVSTLFGFVAWSYLLRRYDATAVAPYSLLVPVFGMSSAWLLLGEPVSPQACAAALLVITGIGITALRPGASTGPGTVPMPESDAPTDAGARRPRTRPRRSAEPAAARPGRPG, encoded by the coding sequence ATGAGCCCGCGTCACATCGCCCTGGCCGTCCTGGTGGCCGCCGTCTGGGGCCTCAACTTCGTCCTCATCCACGTCGGCCTGCAGAACTTCCCGCCGCTGCTCTTCTGCGCACTGCGGTTCGCCGTGGTCGCCGTCCCGGCGGTCTTCTTCGTCGGCCCGCCCAGGGTGGCCGTCCGATGGGTGCTCGCGGTCGGCCTGGTGCTCGGGGTGGTCAAGTTCGGCCTGCTCTTCCTGGGCATGCACGCCGGCATGCCGGCCGGCCTCTCCTCCCTGGTGCTCCAGGGGCAGGCCGTCTTCACCGCGCTGTTCGCCGCCGCCCTGCTGGGCGAACGGCCCGGCGGGCGGCGGCTGGCCGGGCTGGCCGTCGCGTTCGCCGGGATCGGACTCAGTGCCGTCGACCACGGCCTCGGCGGACCGGTCGGGGCGTTCGCCCTGGTCGTCCTCGCCGCGGCGGCCTGGGGCCTGTCCAACGTGCTGACCCGCCGGGCCGCCCCGCCGGACGCGCTGCGCTGGATGGTCTGGGTCAGCGCCGTCCCGCCGCTGCCGCTGCTCGCCCTCTCCCTGCTGGTCGAGGGGCCGGAGGCCGACCTGCGCGCACTGCGCGAGATCACCCCGGCCGGACTCGGCGCGATCGGCTACGTCGGGCTGGTCTCCACCCTGTTCGGGTTCGTCGCCTGGAGCTACCTGCTGCGCCGCTACGACGCCACCGCCGTCGCGCCCTACTCGCTGCTGGTGCCGGTGTTCGGGATGTCCTCGGCCTGGCTGCTGCTCGGTGAACCGGTCAGCCCGCAGGCCTGCGCCGCCGCACTGCTGGTGATCACCGGCATCGGGATCACCGCACTGCGTCCGGGCGCGAGCACGGGGCCGGGGACGGTGCCGATGCCGGAGTCGGATGCGCCGACCGACGCGGGGGCGCGGCGGCCGCGTACGCGGCCTCGGCGTTCCGCAGAGCCCGCAGCAGCGCGTCCTGGTCGGCCGGGCTGA
- a CDS encoding YigZ family protein — MPATPEPTPRQYLTVRAAGSHETEIKKSRFICHLARVADEEEAQAFIAGIRKQYWDARHNCTAFVVGEDQRRERSSDDGEPGGTAGVPMLEVLRRRGVTDTVAVVTRYFGGIKLGAGGLVRAYGSAVSEALDEVGLLERRPVALLAVTAGHTRAGRVENDLRAAGYTVSGLGYEAAGVRIEVGVPEPEVAAFHTWLAEATGGTAVAVAAGRTFVEVPV, encoded by the coding sequence ATGCCCGCCACGCCGGAGCCGACCCCCAGGCAGTACCTCACCGTCCGGGCCGCGGGCAGTCACGAGACCGAGATCAAGAAGTCGCGGTTCATCTGCCACCTCGCCCGGGTCGCCGACGAGGAGGAGGCCCAGGCGTTCATCGCGGGCATCCGCAAGCAGTACTGGGACGCCCGGCACAACTGCACCGCGTTCGTGGTCGGGGAGGACCAGCGCCGCGAGCGGTCCAGCGACGACGGCGAGCCCGGCGGGACGGCCGGCGTGCCGATGCTGGAGGTGCTGCGCCGGCGCGGGGTGACCGACACGGTGGCCGTGGTGACCAGGTACTTCGGCGGGATCAAGCTGGGCGCCGGCGGCCTGGTTCGGGCGTACGGCAGCGCGGTGTCGGAGGCCCTGGACGAGGTCGGGCTGCTGGAGCGGCGGCCGGTGGCGCTGCTGGCGGTGACGGCCGGGCACACCCGGGCCGGGCGGGTGGAGAACGACCTGCGGGCGGCCGGGTACACGGTGAGCGGCCTCGGCTACGAGGCGGCCGGGGTGCGGATCGAGGTGGGGGTGCCGGAACCGGAGGTCGCGGCGTTCCACACCTGGCTGGCGGAGGCGACCGGCGGCACGGCGGTCGCGGTGGCGGCGGGCCGTACGTTCGTCGAGGTGCCGGTCTGA
- a CDS encoding DUF2218 domain-containing protein, translated as MPRSEARVATDRSARYAKQLAAHMSRKIQTDWSEETGHGTLAFSLGTATLEATPDALLLAVEGETENLPGLEDVVGRHLVRFGARDELVVEWHRDNGETGLVHRNDEEPAES; from the coding sequence GTGCCCCGCTCCGAAGCCCGCGTCGCCACCGACCGTTCCGCCCGCTACGCCAAGCAGCTCGCCGCCCACATGAGCCGCAAGATCCAGACCGACTGGTCCGAGGAGACCGGCCACGGCACCCTCGCCTTCAGCCTGGGCACCGCCACGCTGGAGGCCACCCCCGACGCGCTGCTCCTCGCGGTCGAGGGCGAGACCGAGAACCTGCCCGGCCTGGAGGACGTGGTCGGCCGCCACCTGGTCCGCTTCGGCGCCCGCGACGAGCTGGTCGTCGAGTGGCACCGCGACAACGGCGAGACCGGCCTCGTCCACCGCAACGACGAGGAGCCGGCCGAGAGCTGA
- a CDS encoding cupin domain-containing protein, with amino-acid sequence MPVVQTITLAPGAGTGWHYHPGRVDVVVLSGTLTRTLHDGRVEVSRAGDSLVELAGPVHVHVGHNHGTVPVVLVASYEAPEGCPLAVPVPEPEWSRSGAEHGGD; translated from the coding sequence ATGCCCGTCGTCCAGACCATCACGCTGGCGCCGGGGGCCGGCACGGGCTGGCACTACCATCCCGGCCGGGTCGACGTCGTGGTGCTCTCGGGGACGCTCACCCGGACCCTGCACGACGGCCGCGTCGAGGTCAGCCGCGCCGGGGACTCGCTGGTCGAACTGGCCGGACCGGTGCACGTCCACGTCGGCCACAACCACGGGACCGTCCCGGTCGTCCTGGTCGCCAGTTACGAGGCCCCGGAGGGGTGCCCGCTGGCCGTGCCGGTCCCGGAGCCGGAGTGGAGCCGCAGCGGCGCCGAGCACGGCGGGGACTGA
- a CDS encoding response regulator transcription factor, producing MRVVLAEDLYLLREGLIRLLEAHGFTIAAAVETGPELVDALLTHRPDVAVVDVRLPPTLTDEGLQAALQARREIPGLPVLVLSQHVQQLYARELLADGTGGIGYLLKDRVFNADQFIDAVRRVAAGGTAMDPDVIAKLMQSTSRRPGPLQRLSPREREVLELMAEGCSNSAIAARLVVSDGAVAKHIANIFTKLELAPAEDANRRVMAVLAYLNGTAERTG from the coding sequence GTGCGAGTTGTCCTCGCCGAGGACCTCTACCTCCTTCGCGAAGGCCTGATCCGGCTGCTGGAAGCGCACGGCTTCACGATCGCGGCCGCCGTCGAGACCGGCCCGGAGCTGGTGGACGCCCTGCTGACGCACCGGCCGGACGTCGCGGTGGTCGACGTCCGGCTGCCGCCGACGCTCACCGACGAGGGGTTGCAGGCGGCGCTCCAGGCCCGCCGGGAGATCCCGGGCCTGCCGGTGCTGGTGCTGTCGCAGCACGTCCAGCAGCTGTACGCGCGGGAGTTGCTGGCGGACGGCACCGGCGGGATCGGCTACCTGCTGAAGGACCGGGTGTTCAACGCCGACCAGTTCATCGACGCGGTCCGGCGGGTGGCGGCCGGCGGGACGGCGATGGACCCGGACGTCATCGCCAAGCTGATGCAGAGCACCTCCCGGCGCCCGGGACCGCTCCAGCGGCTCTCGCCGCGCGAGCGGGAGGTGCTGGAGCTGATGGCGGAGGGCTGTTCCAACTCCGCCATCGCGGCGCGGCTGGTGGTGAGCGACGGTGCGGTGGCGAAGCACATCGCCAACATCTTCACCAAGCTGGAGCTGGCCCCGGCCGAGGACGCCAACCGCCGGGTGATGGCGGTGCTCGCCTACCTCAACGGCACGGCGGAGCGGACCGGCTGA
- a CDS encoding DUF2637 domain-containing protein gives MARPSLTKAHRGLLGLVAAGACLISGIGFAGSYNAVRELAAEKGFGTFSYAFPIGVDAGIVVLLALDLVLTWLRIPFPLLRQTAWLLTVATIAFNAAASWGDPLGMGMHAVIPVLFVVVVEASRHAVGRIAAITVDRHMESVRMMRWLLSPVPTFRLWRRMKLWELRSYDEVVRLEQNRLVYRAQLRFRYGRGWRRSAPIQALLPLKLAKYGVPLDPSVLDRLDEEARAAQEVKEAPEVRAAQEVREVQEGRAAGALAPAGVQGAQGAPGGPQAHAQTGPADPQAGPQVPVPAVPRPQVHVQHPAQAAAPGPQGEPREDGQARPPAEAEAAPAGVAPLPADVAAPMLAKLAAVRLRAAQEPSGEEQQTPLPPQEELNVWTERAVRTTGHQDDGAPGGRVPGQASPWFKPPRPTESEVQPVAQPGPPAAAAVQGGPAAAPYAGPAGSPGRTGDVEQAGHAEQAAYVEYAEEAAEPGYPQGPGFEAAPEFPEAPGFSEPDFAEPEFPGGGGRSERPIGPAPRPASYRLDPEVAYEALVSYIDTFDDQPDPQRLADWLTKEYGVTGSRSDGAVHPKEVAELFPELRNRYVASGRD, from the coding sequence ATGGCACGCCCATCGCTCACCAAGGCCCACCGGGGCCTCCTCGGCCTGGTCGCGGCCGGGGCCTGCCTGATCTCCGGCATCGGCTTCGCGGGCTCGTACAACGCGGTGCGGGAACTGGCCGCGGAGAAGGGCTTCGGCACCTTCTCCTACGCCTTCCCGATCGGCGTGGACGCCGGCATCGTGGTGCTGCTCGCACTGGACCTGGTGCTGACCTGGCTGCGCATACCGTTCCCGCTGCTGCGGCAGACCGCCTGGCTGCTGACCGTCGCCACCATCGCCTTCAACGCCGCCGCCTCCTGGGGCGACCCGCTCGGCATGGGCATGCACGCGGTCATCCCGGTGCTGTTCGTCGTCGTGGTCGAGGCGTCCCGGCACGCCGTCGGCCGGATCGCCGCGATCACCGTGGACCGGCACATGGAGTCGGTCCGGATGATGCGCTGGCTGCTCTCCCCGGTGCCGACCTTCCGGCTCTGGCGGCGGATGAAGCTCTGGGAGCTGCGTTCGTACGACGAGGTCGTGCGGCTGGAGCAGAACCGGCTGGTCTACCGGGCGCAGCTGCGCTTCCGGTACGGGCGCGGCTGGCGCCGCTCGGCGCCGATCCAGGCGCTGCTGCCGCTCAAGCTGGCGAAGTACGGGGTGCCGCTCGATCCGTCGGTGCTCGACCGGCTGGACGAGGAGGCCCGGGCGGCCCAGGAGGTCAAGGAAGCCCCGGAGGTCCGGGCGGCCCAGGAAGTCCGGGAGGTGCAGGAGGGGCGTGCGGCGGGCGCGCTCGCGCCGGCGGGCGTCCAGGGAGCGCAGGGCGCGCCCGGTGGGCCGCAGGCACACGCGCAGACCGGCCCCGCCGACCCCCAGGCGGGCCCGCAGGTCCCGGTACCGGCGGTGCCGCGGCCGCAGGTCCACGTCCAGCACCCGGCGCAGGCCGCGGCGCCCGGACCGCAGGGGGAGCCCCGGGAGGACGGCCAGGCCCGGCCCCCGGCCGAGGCCGAGGCGGCCCCGGCCGGGGTGGCGCCGCTGCCCGCCGACGTGGCCGCGCCGATGCTGGCCAAGCTCGCGGCGGTGCGGCTGAGGGCGGCTCAGGAGCCGTCGGGCGAGGAGCAGCAGACTCCGCTGCCGCCCCAGGAGGAGCTGAACGTCTGGACCGAGCGCGCGGTGCGGACCACCGGCCACCAGGACGACGGGGCGCCGGGCGGCCGGGTGCCCGGCCAGGCCTCGCCGTGGTTCAAGCCCCCGCGCCCGACGGAGTCCGAGGTGCAGCCGGTCGCGCAACCGGGGCCGCCGGCGGCGGCCGCCGTCCAGGGCGGGCCGGCCGCGGCGCCGTACGCCGGACCGGCCGGGAGCCCCGGGCGGACCGGGGACGTCGAGCAGGCCGGGCACGCGGAGCAGGCCGCGTACGTCGAGTACGCGGAGGAGGCGGCGGAGCCGGGGTACCCGCAGGGGCCCGGCTTCGAGGCGGCGCCGGAGTTCCCGGAGGCGCCGGGCTTCTCCGAGCCGGACTTCGCAGAGCCGGAGTTCCCCGGGGGCGGCGGGCGCTCGGAGCGTCCGATCGGCCCCGCGCCGCGTCCGGCCTCGTACCGGCTGGACCCCGAGGTCGCGTACGAGGCGCTGGTCAGCTACATCGACACCTTCGACGACCAGCCCGACCCGCAGCGGCTCGCCGACTGGCTGACCAAGGAGTACGGGGTGACCGGCAGCCGTTCGGACGGTGCGGTGCACCCGAAGGAGGTGGCCGAGCTCTTCCCCGAGCTCCGCAACCGCTACGTGGCCTCGGGGCGGGACTGA
- a CDS encoding restriction endonuclease, whose product MQYSADGQSDGALTAPRPGFLASVFRDLGVEEPDGDGPQVHAAGAAGAAGAGPDGTPPGPGPGRGSGPGPDGPYGAGGDEAVAAHARAAALTHHRTLTVQAEHDRLADLLRRAALPVSAMDFESQLRRYEPRPYPSGGPSAGPGEQDPEPRWEDYAPAEPAAADPDGAPSRRLLDSGYQRELAQARLTHQRALRVWRTRRSEAGSPAADRERRAHEEAEQARARAVREYNDSLEECRRAYRLAEPAAVESLLERALAAAETATQDLPAPCRAVYRPLTRTAVLDLDLPSPDVAPSLAGYRLGADGEILPVPRPPADRAADYLRLVARLALRALQAADAVDTDEILAGVVLNGWLREPGTAEPLCLLSVDADRDALARTRLLPPADPDEEPDGEGVYADAEQDEALVRLRGLGAAVTPDPYARAGVEPAALAAATVPAAPDLSANEFAQLVRELLTRGGLAQWSVRLRGQAGLVATGEGAAGSALPGRWVVWASRGADAVGAEEIRTLAEAVREESAERGLRLTTGRFTDGALDLTGEDGHRHIHLVDGEGVRELARTHLGLPLAAGR is encoded by the coding sequence ATGCAGTACTCAGCAGACGGCCAGTCCGACGGTGCGCTCACCGCCCCCCGACCGGGCTTCCTGGCCTCGGTCTTCCGCGACCTCGGGGTCGAGGAACCGGACGGGGACGGCCCCCAGGTCCACGCCGCCGGTGCGGCCGGGGCAGCCGGTGCGGGGCCGGACGGCACGCCGCCCGGCCCGGGCCCCGGCCGGGGGTCCGGGCCGGGACCCGACGGACCGTACGGCGCGGGCGGCGACGAGGCGGTCGCCGCCCACGCCCGGGCCGCCGCCCTGACCCACCACCGCACGCTCACCGTCCAGGCCGAGCACGACCGGCTGGCCGACCTGCTGCGGCGGGCCGCACTGCCCGTCTCGGCCATGGACTTCGAGAGCCAGCTGCGCCGCTACGAGCCGCGGCCCTACCCCTCGGGCGGCCCCTCGGCAGGACCGGGCGAGCAGGACCCGGAACCGCGCTGGGAGGACTACGCGCCCGCCGAACCGGCGGCCGCCGACCCGGACGGGGCCCCGTCCCGCCGACTGCTGGACTCCGGCTACCAGCGCGAACTGGCCCAGGCCCGCCTCACCCACCAGCGCGCGCTGCGCGTCTGGCGCACCCGGCGGTCCGAGGCCGGCAGCCCGGCCGCGGACCGCGAACGGCGCGCCCACGAGGAGGCCGAGCAGGCCCGGGCACGCGCGGTCCGCGAGTACAACGATTCGCTGGAGGAGTGCCGCCGGGCGTACCGGCTGGCCGAACCGGCCGCCGTCGAGTCGCTGCTGGAGCGTGCGCTCGCCGCCGCCGAGACCGCCACCCAGGACCTGCCCGCGCCGTGCCGCGCCGTCTACCGCCCGCTGACCCGGACCGCCGTGCTCGACCTCGACCTGCCGTCCCCCGACGTCGCGCCCTCGCTCGCCGGCTACCGGCTGGGCGCCGACGGCGAGATCCTCCCGGTGCCGCGCCCCCCGGCCGACCGGGCCGCCGACTACCTGCGGCTGGTCGCCAGGCTGGCACTGCGCGCGCTCCAGGCCGCCGACGCCGTCGACACCGACGAGATACTGGCCGGCGTCGTGCTCAACGGCTGGCTGCGCGAGCCGGGCACGGCCGAACCGCTCTGCCTGCTGAGCGTGGACGCCGACCGGGACGCCCTGGCCCGCACCAGGCTGCTGCCCCCCGCCGACCCCGACGAGGAGCCGGACGGCGAGGGCGTCTACGCGGACGCCGAACAGGACGAGGCCCTGGTCCGGCTGCGCGGGCTGGGCGCCGCCGTCACCCCCGACCCGTACGCCCGGGCGGGCGTCGAGCCGGCGGCCCTGGCGGCCGCCACCGTTCCGGCCGCGCCGGACCTCTCGGCCAACGAGTTCGCCCAGCTGGTCCGCGAACTGCTCACCCGCGGCGGGCTGGCGCAGTGGAGCGTCCGGCTGCGCGGCCAGGCCGGGCTGGTGGCCACCGGCGAAGGAGCGGCCGGCAGTGCCCTCCCCGGCCGTTGGGTGGTCTGGGCCTCCCGCGGCGCGGACGCGGTGGGGGCGGAGGAGATCCGGACACTGGCGGAGGCGGTCCGCGAGGAGTCGGCCGAGCGCGGGCTCCGACTGACCACCGGCCGGTTCACCGACGGTGCGCTCGACCTCACGGGCGAGGACGGGCACCGGCACATCCACCTCGTCGACGGCGAGGGCGTCCGCGAGCTGGCCCGCACCCACCTCGGCCTGCCGCTCGCCGCCGGCCGCTGA